In a single window of the Aminomonas paucivorans DSM 12260 genome:
- a CDS encoding nitroreductase family protein, with amino-acid sequence MNPVLQAIHSRRSTRAYRPEPLKAEELDTILEAGLYAPSACNGQPWHFTVVHDRTLLDHMSEVCRTGMAASGQDWMVSMAKNPEFHVFYRAPLAVVVSGLKDGLCPLVDTAAAIQNMLLAAESLGIGSCWLGLARFFFASPQEVRKLDIPEGYDPLYAVSLGYKAGPDAPAPARKGRPIRHLYAPKA; translated from the coding sequence ATGAATCCTGTGCTTCAGGCCATCCACAGCCGCCGCAGCACCCGGGCCTACCGCCCGGAGCCCCTGAAGGCGGAAGAGCTGGACACCATCCTGGAGGCGGGGCTCTACGCCCCCAGCGCCTGCAACGGCCAGCCCTGGCACTTCACGGTGGTCCACGACCGGACTCTGCTGGACCACATGAGCGAGGTGTGCAGGACGGGCATGGCGGCCAGCGGGCAGGACTGGATGGTGTCCATGGCGAAGAACCCGGAGTTCCACGTGTTCTACCGTGCCCCGCTGGCGGTGGTGGTCTCGGGGCTCAAGGACGGACTGTGCCCCCTGGTGGACACCGCCGCGGCCATCCAGAACATGCTCCTGGCGGCGGAAAGCCTGGGCATCGGCTCCTGCTGGCTGGGGCTGGCCCGGTTCTTCTTCGCCTCCCCCCAGGAGGTACGCAAGCTGGACATCCCGGAGGGATACGACCCCCTCTACGCCGTGAGCCTGGGGTACAAGGCGGGACCCGACGCCCCCGCCCCGGCCCGGAAGGGACGCCCCATCCGGCACCTCTACGCCCCCAAGGCCTGA
- a CDS encoding uracil-xanthine permease family protein, which translates to MARKQIVYGLNDKPPTPIMILAGAQHVLTLFGATTLVPLIFGPAMGMDTLQIGAFISCVYFGMGVATLIQTSPKLGTGLPIVQGSSFSFIPSIMTVIGAYKGMGPNVIMQYVGGGLITGGLLLSFLGYSKIVGYIRKIITPVVIGPVIMAIGFSLAPVAIQFNAANYWPISLLVVALIMFFSLVSKNKYANIFAILSSIVIAYLICLAASLAGIFGPTHPAYIDLGKVAAAPWIRYNVFMPWGVPKFSFLAFGAMLAGFFAVMIESIGDYHSCSYVSGLEDPTPEMISRGIGAEGFNCALSGIFGSVGTTSYTENIGLIGLTGVASRHVVRTGAVILILLSFIGKLGGLIATMPSPVIGGAYISLFGIIGALGIQVLMRADMGSQRNVVIVGFAFLMALGLPGWIEKNQALFMNPAYGQALVTFGGMIWAILKTPMAVAGICAAFCDSLIPGTPEERGIGVQMK; encoded by the coding sequence ATGGCACGCAAACAGATCGTGTACGGCCTGAACGACAAGCCCCCGACACCCATCATGATCCTCGCGGGGGCGCAGCACGTGCTCACCCTCTTCGGGGCCACCACCCTGGTGCCCCTCATTTTCGGTCCCGCCATGGGCATGGACACCCTCCAGATCGGGGCGTTCATCTCCTGCGTGTACTTCGGCATGGGGGTGGCCACCCTCATCCAGACCTCCCCCAAGCTGGGCACGGGGCTGCCCATCGTCCAGGGCTCCAGCTTCAGCTTCATCCCCTCCATCATGACCGTCATCGGCGCCTACAAGGGGATGGGGCCCAACGTCATCATGCAGTACGTGGGCGGAGGGCTCATCACCGGGGGGCTGCTCCTCTCCTTCCTGGGGTACAGCAAGATCGTGGGGTATATCCGGAAGATCATCACTCCCGTGGTCATCGGCCCGGTCATCATGGCCATCGGCTTCTCCCTGGCCCCGGTGGCCATCCAATTCAACGCGGCCAACTACTGGCCCATCTCCCTGCTGGTGGTGGCCCTCATCATGTTCTTCAGCCTGGTGAGCAAGAACAAGTACGCCAACATCTTCGCGATCCTCTCATCCATCGTCATCGCCTACCTGATCTGCCTGGCCGCCTCTCTGGCGGGGATCTTCGGTCCCACCCACCCCGCCTACATCGACCTGGGCAAGGTGGCCGCCGCCCCCTGGATCCGGTACAACGTCTTCATGCCCTGGGGGGTTCCCAAGTTCAGCTTCCTGGCCTTCGGCGCCATGCTGGCGGGGTTCTTCGCCGTCATGATCGAGTCCATCGGGGATTACCACTCCTGCTCCTACGTCTCCGGGCTGGAGGATCCCACCCCGGAGATGATCAGCCGGGGCATCGGAGCGGAGGGTTTCAACTGCGCCCTGTCGGGGATCTTCGGCTCCGTGGGTACCACCTCCTACACCGAGAACATCGGGCTCATCGGCCTCACCGGCGTGGCCAGCCGCCACGTGGTGCGCACCGGAGCGGTGATCCTCATCCTCCTCTCCTTCATCGGCAAACTGGGGGGGCTCATCGCCACCATGCCCTCCCCGGTCATAGGGGGAGCCTACATCTCCCTGTTCGGCATCATCGGCGCCCTGGGGATCCAGGTGCTCATGCGGGCGGACATGGGATCGCAGCGCAACGTGGTCATCGTGGGCTTTGCCTTCCTCATGGCCCTGGGGCTTCCCGGGTGGATCGAAAAGAACCAGGCCCTCTTCATGAATCCCGCCTACGGACAGGCCCTGGTCACCTTCGGCGGCATGATCTGGGCCATCCTGAAGACCCCCATGGCGGTGGCGGGGATCTGTGCCGCTTTCTGCGACAGCCTCATCCCCGGCACGCCGGAGGAGCGGGGCATCGGGGTGCAGATGAAGTAG
- the codA gene encoding cytosine deaminase — protein MLDLVVRNARLRGAEERTDIAVDGGIIRKIGPALEEQGREEIDAEGNLTTPPLCDPHLHLDAVLSVGDPRFNASGTLLEGIQIWGERKPRLTRKELVDNAVEAVLWEFAQGVQFIRTHADVTDPSLLTLEALLEVKDRVKDLVEVQIVAFPQDGVFTFPEGEALMRRALDMGADVVGGIPHNELTREDGVRDVELAFELARKHDALIDIHCDETGDDQSRFVEVMAARALSTGMGERVTASHATAMHNYHNDYAFKLLGIAERSKMNFITNPFDNSVLQNRTDGYPRRRGHTRVDEMHARGINVCIGHDSIMDPWYPLGKGSMLQAANLLLHTAHMSGYEQIFALFDMITANSAKTLQVEGRYGIEAGKPANFAVWDAEDEFDAIRRESDCLYAVRRGVAALKTRPAVRSLDLGGFRRDVDLRVPVRGVEPRGGEVPGQRRR, from the coding sequence ATGCTGGACCTGGTGGTGCGCAACGCTCGCCTGCGGGGGGCCGAGGAACGGACGGACATCGCCGTGGACGGGGGGATCATCCGGAAGATCGGTCCCGCCCTGGAGGAGCAGGGACGGGAGGAGATCGACGCGGAGGGGAACCTCACCACCCCGCCCCTGTGCGACCCCCACCTGCACCTGGACGCGGTGCTCTCCGTGGGGGACCCTCGCTTCAACGCCTCCGGCACCCTGCTGGAGGGCATCCAGATCTGGGGGGAGCGCAAGCCCCGCCTCACCCGCAAGGAACTGGTGGACAACGCGGTGGAGGCGGTGCTGTGGGAGTTCGCCCAGGGGGTGCAGTTTATTCGTACCCACGCGGACGTGACGGACCCGTCCCTCCTGACACTGGAGGCGCTCCTGGAGGTGAAGGACCGGGTGAAGGACCTGGTGGAGGTGCAGATCGTGGCCTTCCCCCAGGACGGGGTCTTCACCTTCCCGGAGGGGGAGGCCCTGATGCGCCGGGCCCTGGACATGGGGGCGGACGTGGTGGGGGGCATCCCCCACAACGAACTCACCCGGGAGGACGGGGTGCGGGACGTGGAGCTGGCCTTCGAGCTGGCCCGAAAGCACGACGCCCTCATCGACATCCATTGCGACGAGACGGGGGACGACCAGTCCCGGTTCGTGGAGGTGATGGCGGCCCGGGCCCTGTCCACGGGCATGGGGGAACGGGTGACCGCCAGCCACGCCACGGCCATGCACAATTACCACAACGACTATGCCTTCAAGCTCCTGGGCATCGCCGAGCGGTCGAAGATGAACTTCATCACCAACCCCTTCGACAACTCGGTGCTCCAGAACCGCACCGACGGCTACCCCCGCCGGAGGGGGCACACCCGGGTGGACGAGATGCATGCCCGGGGGATCAACGTGTGCATCGGACATGATTCCATCATGGACCCCTGGTACCCCCTGGGGAAGGGGTCCATGCTCCAGGCGGCGAACCTGCTGCTCCACACCGCCCACATGAGCGGCTACGAGCAGATCTTCGCCCTCTTCGACATGATCACTGCCAACTCCGCCAAGACCCTGCAGGTGGAGGGCCGGTACGGCATCGAGGCGGGCAAGCCCGCCAACTTTGCGGTGTGGGACGCGGAGGACGAGTTCGACGCGATCCGTCGGGAGAGCGACTGCCTCTACGCGGTGCGGCGCGGCGTCGCGGCCCTGAAGACCCGTCCGGCGGTGCGGTCCCTGGACCTGGGGGGATTCCGCCGGGACGTGGACCTTCGGGTTCCCGTCCGAGGGGTGGAGCCCAGGGGAGGGGAGGTGCCCGGCCAGAGAAGGCGGTAG
- the codB gene encoding cytosine permease, which translates to MSAQKTRESVHDDYALTPVPEGERRGFLSMSMVMLGFTFFAASMWTGGALGTGFRLWPDLVVVVLAGNLILGVYGAFLGYAASATNLSTHILARHAFGTFGSKLPSFMLALTQIGWFGVGVAMFAYPIQKLLGVPLTPLILLGGVLMTGTVVIGFKAIEWISWIAVPAILFLGFWSMARAFADAGGLAALLAVEPSKPLTFAKGVALGVGSFISGATLTPDFVRFSRSRTGGVGATAVGFTFGNSLMFFFGALGAMATGVADTSEVLAAQGLLGGGIALLALNIWTTNDNALYASGLGLANITGGKRRRLTILAGAAGTLLAHFLYNHFVNWLVFLSVSLPPIGGILIGDFFLKWRGRYPALEDYPFRSVNGAALIAWGVAIAASQFSPPVGTFSVAPLNAIVVAALVYAAADRLLHGPAPVPAEEPGC; encoded by the coding sequence ATGTCCGCGCAAAAGACCCGGGAGAGCGTGCACGACGACTATGCCCTGACCCCGGTGCCGGAGGGGGAGCGTCGCGGTTTCCTCTCCATGTCCATGGTGATGCTGGGGTTCACCTTCTTCGCCGCCAGCATGTGGACGGGAGGGGCGCTGGGGACGGGGTTCCGTCTCTGGCCGGACCTGGTGGTCGTCGTCCTCGCGGGGAACCTGATCCTGGGGGTCTACGGGGCCTTTCTGGGGTATGCTGCCTCCGCCACCAACCTGTCCACCCACATCCTGGCCCGGCACGCCTTCGGAACCTTCGGTTCCAAGCTGCCCTCCTTCATGCTGGCCCTCACCCAGATCGGCTGGTTCGGCGTGGGGGTGGCCATGTTCGCCTACCCCATCCAGAAGCTCCTGGGGGTTCCCCTGACGCCCCTGATCCTGCTGGGGGGCGTCCTCATGACCGGCACGGTGGTCATCGGGTTCAAGGCCATCGAGTGGATCAGCTGGATCGCCGTCCCCGCCATCCTCTTCCTGGGGTTTTGGTCCATGGCCCGGGCGTTTGCCGACGCGGGAGGGCTTGCGGCCCTCCTGGCCGTGGAGCCCTCCAAGCCCCTCACCTTCGCCAAGGGGGTGGCCCTGGGGGTGGGGTCCTTCATCAGCGGCGCCACCCTCACCCCGGACTTCGTGCGCTTCTCCCGCAGCCGGACCGGCGGGGTGGGGGCCACGGCCGTGGGCTTCACCTTCGGCAACAGCCTCATGTTCTTCTTCGGCGCCCTGGGGGCCATGGCCACGGGGGTGGCGGACACGTCGGAGGTCCTGGCTGCCCAGGGCCTTCTGGGGGGCGGCATCGCCCTGCTGGCCCTGAACATCTGGACCACCAACGACAACGCCCTCTACGCCTCCGGTCTGGGACTGGCCAACATCACCGGGGGCAAGCGCAGGCGGCTCACGATCCTGGCGGGTGCCGCGGGGACCCTGCTGGCCCACTTCCTCTACAACCATTTCGTGAACTGGCTGGTGTTTCTAAGCGTCTCCCTGCCCCCCATCGGGGGCATCCTCATCGGGGATTTCTTCCTCAAGTGGCGAGGGCGCTACCCAGCCCTGGAGGACTACCCCTTCCGCTCCGTCAACGGGGCCGCCCTGATCGCCTGGGGGGTGGCCATCGCCGCGTCCCAATTCTCCCCCCCGGTGGGGACCTTCAGCGTCGCCCCCCTGAACGCCATCGTGGTCGCGGCGCTGGTCTACGCGGCGGCGGACCGGCTGCTCCACGGCCCCGCTCCGGTGCCGGCGGAAGAACCGGGCTGCTGA